One part of the Bacteroidia bacterium genome encodes these proteins:
- a CDS encoding ATP-binding protein, with amino-acid sequence MIAEEQVSEKLTDLLPEGQGLEQELNSLAQKWVEESLFVLLDSYKGFFKNAQTIFESNYDSIPKSFTSLGTGRIRKIAFRTLEDLEVVAQEFKEVQIAVIEQYIQVGLAHYMKGLDELVRKVPEQVQLTFSEDDLRIHEADPGRIKWNKRWKNVKKSIGISPREEVLYQVLLKAEINQVYLKNLLSYLKAIGTSSEEICDEFILKVQDNFHQIELLYDAKEGEEHLLKTGRKKISSNFASLFSLLDDFQKGYYTWLEEFHSIFQFRFNSDIRKPGLSKFVDLEGKEARLWEEEIKNYPANWNYNQHVFHNHINGSMELWKIQLHLGRVSDQIESGVKKSFLEICDKSIQKNRAMIKRVEEIIQKEEWDKLSQMGTHIEDMVFFQHEGMIEEPMASLRYVSERMPSSIELIPMENLEAFKAGKVNRIETLPIALSSIVNFVVRTFYINPIANYLQKLPDRLKRVGYQVQNSINLISLNLVDEADSEKDLYDKKRLNSVLKRSIQKLENAQKLLDEIEAETRSFLDESESKTRSELTPRELVDHAAQFDREIKDEERYEGLLWLLNVIGTWFNKQYKLLGALWTSTQDELDSVERESAAAPRENIYARLRSFVEEVSPVEALEKLIPYYYRQLFLGRPSVSRSFLPGRDREMEQARAAARRMQNKTGGAMMVLGEPLTGKTTFCEHTAEYLFEGKVYRINPPLNGSILLKDFTHAFKQAVQGSGKIEQLIESTIHGSVFILNDLERWWERSPKGFTVLDKLANLIDTYGDEYYFIINCNIHTFNLISRMGNFSERFITSIRLAPMSRENIQRILLSRHYSSSLKFIYKGQEESLLSNRKLNRLFRRYADISAGNVGYAFLMWLANMESFKQERLTIKEPKYLDMPTLYDPDWLMMMYQILIHQRLTKEQIKRIYRTKSLTEIENILERLLRAGLIRIHQNNAYTLSPYIYPYLVRQLSENKMI; translated from the coding sequence ATGATTGCAGAAGAACAAGTAAGTGAGAAGCTCACAGATCTCTTGCCAGAAGGCCAGGGATTGGAGCAAGAGTTGAATTCCCTGGCTCAAAAATGGGTTGAGGAAAGTCTTTTTGTATTGCTGGATAGTTACAAAGGTTTCTTTAAAAATGCACAGACCATTTTTGAAAGTAACTATGATAGCATCCCCAAATCTTTCACCTCATTAGGGACTGGCAGGATCAGAAAGATCGCATTCAGGACCCTCGAAGATTTGGAGGTGGTAGCTCAGGAATTCAAAGAGGTACAAATAGCTGTCATTGAGCAATACATCCAGGTAGGACTTGCTCATTATATGAAAGGTCTCGATGAACTTGTGAGAAAGGTCCCTGAGCAAGTACAGCTTACCTTCTCTGAAGATGATCTGCGGATTCATGAGGCCGATCCCGGTCGAATCAAATGGAACAAACGCTGGAAGAATGTCAAAAAGAGCATAGGCATTTCTCCCAGGGAAGAGGTACTCTATCAGGTATTGCTGAAAGCAGAGATCAATCAGGTGTATCTCAAAAACCTTCTTTCTTACCTGAAAGCTATAGGAACCAGCTCAGAAGAAATTTGCGATGAGTTTATCCTAAAAGTACAAGACAACTTTCATCAGATAGAACTCCTCTATGATGCCAAAGAAGGAGAAGAACATTTGCTGAAAACAGGACGCAAAAAGATTTCTTCCAATTTCGCCAGCCTTTTTTCTCTGCTTGATGATTTTCAAAAGGGCTACTATACCTGGTTGGAAGAATTTCACTCTATTTTCCAATTCCGTTTCAATTCGGACATCAGAAAACCGGGCTTGAGCAAATTTGTAGACCTGGAAGGAAAAGAGGCACGACTCTGGGAAGAAGAGATCAAAAACTATCCGGCCAATTGGAACTATAATCAACATGTCTTCCATAACCACATCAATGGGTCGATGGAGTTGTGGAAAATCCAGCTTCATCTGGGACGTGTGAGTGATCAGATTGAATCAGGCGTCAAGAAGAGCTTTCTGGAGATTTGCGATAAAAGTATTCAGAAGAATCGGGCGATGATCAAACGGGTGGAAGAAATCATACAGAAAGAAGAATGGGATAAATTGTCTCAGATGGGCACCCATATCGAAGATATGGTTTTCTTCCAGCATGAGGGGATGATAGAAGAACCCATGGCTTCTCTCAGGTATGTCTCTGAGCGTATGCCTTCTTCTATTGAGTTGATTCCCATGGAAAACCTGGAAGCTTTCAAGGCGGGAAAAGTAAATAGAATCGAAACCCTGCCAATTGCCCTTTCCAGCATTGTCAATTTTGTCGTCCGGACTTTCTATATAAATCCCATTGCTAACTATCTGCAGAAATTGCCGGATAGACTAAAGCGGGTTGGCTACCAGGTACAAAATAGCATCAACCTGATCTCCCTCAATTTGGTAGATGAGGCAGATTCAGAAAAAGATCTTTATGACAAGAAGCGCCTGAACTCAGTTCTCAAGCGTTCTATCCAAAAACTGGAGAATGCACAAAAGCTTCTGGATGAGATTGAAGCAGAAACGCGCTCATTTTTGGATGAAAGTGAATCCAAAACTCGCAGCGAACTTACCCCCAGAGAATTGGTGGATCATGCCGCTCAGTTTGATCGGGAGATCAAAGATGAGGAACGTTATGAAGGATTGCTCTGGTTACTCAATGTGATCGGTACCTGGTTTAATAAGCAATATAAATTACTCGGAGCCCTCTGGACCAGTACACAAGATGAACTGGATTCGGTAGAAAGAGAATCTGCTGCTGCTCCTCGTGAAAATATCTACGCTCGTCTCCGCAGCTTTGTGGAGGAAGTAAGTCCGGTAGAAGCATTGGAAAAACTCATTCCTTATTACTATCGACAATTGTTTTTGGGAAGACCCAGTGTGAGTCGTTCATTTCTGCCTGGAAGAGATAGAGAAATGGAGCAAGCCCGAGCGGCAGCCAGAAGGATGCAGAACAAAACGGGGGGAGCTATGATGGTATTGGGAGAACCCTTAACTGGTAAAACCACTTTTTGCGAACATACTGCCGAGTATCTTTTTGAAGGTAAGGTCTATCGCATCAACCCGCCCTTAAATGGATCCATTTTACTCAAGGATTTTACCCATGCTTTCAAACAAGCCGTTCAGGGCAGTGGGAAAATTGAGCAACTGATTGAGTCAACTATACACGGAAGCGTATTTATTCTCAATGATTTGGAACGTTGGTGGGAAAGAAGCCCAAAAGGTTTTACGGTTTTGGATAAACTCGCCAATCTCATCGATACTTATGGCGATGAATATTACTTTATTATCAATTGCAATATTCACACCTTCAACCTCATTTCTCGAATGGGAAATTTCTCTGAGCGTTTCATTACCAGCATCAGATTGGCACCCATGTCGAGGGAGAATATCCAAAGAATTCTACTTTCCCGGCATTACTCAAGTAGCCTGAAATTTATTTATAAGGGACAGGAAGAAAGCCTGCTTAGCAATCGTAAATTGAATAGGCTCTTTCGCAGATATGCAGATATTTCAGCGGGAAATGTGGGCTATGCTTTTCTGATGTGGCTGGCAAATATGGAAAGCTTCAAGCAGGAAAGACTCACCATAAAAGAACCCAAATACCTGGACATGCCAACTTTGTATGATCCGGACTGGTTGATGATGATGTACCAAATCCTGATTCATCAGCGGCTTACCAAAGAGCAGATCAAACGCATATACAGAACCAAAAGTTTGACAGAGATAGAAAACATCCTGGAAAGACTCTTGCGGGCGGGTTTAATTCGCATTCATCAAAACAATGCTTATACCCTCAGTCCCTACATCTATCCTTATCTGGTAAGACAACTTTCTGAAAACAAAATGATATAA
- a CDS encoding mechanosensitive ion channel codes for MNEQVIPIDSTTNIYLTKAYPWVDSLLYNPGQVSTLTYINLLFLGALLFAIFFLMRKMVIPLIKRRSIKSAFERALPVVEAITAIIFSIISIFYLVLPYPLLGLIILGIVIAGIWGFLKDYFSGLLFRFADNFHPGHRIKVGEQSGVIKHLGRLAVEIEVENGELLIMPYNRLANTSLLRESQSEKVLSYAFELDLPEKLKHPDPKVYLRNKILSLPWSVAAKDPFLEKISVGDSRRYRVVLYALSEKYFPLMEEKLRKEV; via the coding sequence ATGAATGAGCAAGTAATACCGATAGATTCGACTACCAATATATATTTGACGAAAGCCTATCCCTGGGTGGATTCGCTTTTATATAATCCGGGCCAGGTTTCGACTTTGACCTATATCAATCTCCTGTTTTTGGGAGCATTGCTTTTTGCCATATTCTTCCTGATGAGGAAAATGGTGATTCCTTTGATCAAAAGAAGAAGTATCAAATCAGCTTTTGAAAGAGCTCTGCCGGTTGTTGAGGCGATTACGGCCATTATTTTTTCCATTATCAGTATTTTCTATTTGGTTCTTCCTTATCCTTTATTGGGATTAATCATATTAGGAATCGTTATAGCTGGGATTTGGGGCTTTTTGAAAGACTATTTTTCGGGCCTGCTCTTTCGATTTGCCGACAATTTTCATCCCGGCCATCGTATCAAAGTCGGAGAACAAAGTGGAGTGATCAAGCATCTCGGAAGATTGGCCGTCGAGATAGAAGTAGAAAATGGAGAATTGCTCATTATGCCATACAATCGATTGGCAAATACTTCTCTATTAAGAGAATCTCAATCTGAAAAAGTCCTGAGTTATGCTTTTGAATTGGATCTTCCAGAAAAATTGAAACATCCCGATCCTAAAGTTTACCTCAGAAATAAAATTCTGAGTTTGCCCTGGTCAGTCGCTGCGAAAGATCCATTTTTAGAAAAAATATCCGTTGGAGACTCACGTCGGTATCGGGTTGTATTGTATGCATTGAGTGAAAAGTACTTCCCCTTGATGGAGGAAAAATTGAGGAAAGAGGTTTAA
- a CDS encoding M28 family peptidase has product MKESYTAYVEGAISLTRHVCQTWTSRLTGSQDCLESADFIEVEMAKCSDRVESQKFEVHPGAFLGYIRILVALYPISLFALWKGYYLLLMLLGLFSVILVVAEFFIYKEFVDPFFPKKMGKNVMGILEPEEEVKQQIIISGHHDSAHIFNFFVHQPKLYALRVLGSMSGTFLLAIFGVLFFLWDFMGEIPEGMILTAKILFGLLAIFVIQMWFFYSSKGTPGAGDNMASSATAMEAGRFFKDQRSGGKGLKHTRLILASWDSEEAGLRGARAYVREHKEILQAIPSYNFNIECLYDSNQLFYLTTDINGFVQLSSEMAQECKDVSTELGYVTDLKPIVFAAGGTDAAEFAKEGIEATTIFGMGWTPETKSDAYHTLKDTIEAVDPKAIEATLDIIAHYVRKKDEEVSS; this is encoded by the coding sequence ATGAAAGAATCCTATACAGCCTATGTAGAGGGCGCAATTTCCCTTACCCGCCATGTTTGTCAAACCTGGACCAGTCGCTTGACTGGAAGTCAGGATTGCCTCGAAAGTGCTGATTTCATTGAGGTTGAAATGGCCAAATGTAGCGATCGGGTAGAAAGCCAAAAATTTGAAGTGCATCCAGGAGCCTTTCTCGGGTATATCCGAATTTTGGTAGCGCTTTATCCCATCTCTCTTTTTGCTTTGTGGAAAGGTTATTATTTATTGCTGATGTTGCTGGGACTCTTTTCAGTTATCCTGGTAGTAGCCGAATTCTTCATTTACAAAGAATTTGTTGATCCTTTCTTCCCCAAAAAAATGGGAAAAAATGTAATGGGCATATTGGAACCAGAAGAGGAAGTCAAACAACAAATTATCATCAGCGGACATCACGATTCTGCTCATATATTCAACTTTTTCGTCCACCAACCCAAACTTTATGCCCTGCGCGTACTCGGTAGTATGTCGGGGACTTTTCTTCTGGCCATCTTTGGTGTGCTATTTTTTCTCTGGGATTTTATGGGAGAAATTCCGGAAGGCATGATCCTGACCGCGAAAATACTTTTTGGCCTATTGGCAATCTTCGTGATTCAAATGTGGTTTTTCTATTCCTCTAAAGGTACTCCCGGAGCTGGAGATAATATGGCTTCCTCAGCAACAGCGATGGAAGCAGGCAGATTTTTTAAGGACCAAAGAAGTGGAGGAAAAGGGCTCAAACATACTCGCCTGATTTTGGCAAGTTGGGATTCAGAAGAAGCCGGCCTGAGAGGGGCTCGTGCCTATGTGCGAGAACATAAAGAGATCTTGCAAGCCATTCCGAGTTACAATTTCAATATCGAATGCCTTTACGATTCAAATCAGCTCTTCTATTTGACTACAGATATCAACGGCTTCGTACAATTATCTTCGGAAATGGCCCAGGAATGCAAAGATGTTTCTACGGAATTGGGATATGTTACGGATTTAAAGCCCATCGTTTTTGCAGCGGGGGGAACGGATGCCGCGGAATTTGCCAAGGAAGGCATAGAAGCAACGACCATATTCGGCATGGGTTGGACACCGGAAACCAAATCAGATGCCTATCATACCCTTAAGGATACCATCGAGGCTGTCGATCCGAAAGCCATCGAAGCGACCCTGGATATCATCGCACATTATGTGAGGAAAAAGGATGAGGAAGTAAGCTCTTAA
- a CDS encoding cation:proton antiporter: protein MEIDANVSIIIISAIVILSFLFNSFSERTNIPAVLLLIFAGIGLKFAADQFGISVPPLNDILSVMGTIGLIMIVLEAALELELTRDKLPTIWKSLLGAFVGLLASTFAAAAIIHYFVEGIDWMTSLLYATPLSILSSAIIIPSVGSLVQDKKEFHIYESTFSDILGIMLFYFIEALIHAQHDPQSGNSDAIFNFGASFLITIGISLVASYLLIFLFQNIKSHVKLFLLIFILTLLYGIGKTYHLSPLIMILVFGLFMSNSHLFFRGRLSKWLDKETIHKVEGDFHTVTVETAFVVRTFFFVIFGITISLASLLSMEVLKVGGTILLSIYVVRWIIFRLMGIKDTFPQLFIAPRGLITVLLFISIPDDIAIDNFNDGILLFVIMATSIIMAIALIVNGRNSAKVPISEQEDPLVIPADRIYKGFQSKLVEEKYSQDN, encoded by the coding sequence ATGGAAATAGACGCTAACGTATCGATCATTATTATTTCCGCAATAGTGATCCTTTCATTTCTCTTCAATTCCTTTTCAGAGAGAACCAATATTCCTGCAGTCCTTTTATTGATCTTCGCAGGTATAGGCTTAAAATTTGCCGCAGACCAATTCGGTATATCTGTGCCACCTTTGAATGATATCCTGAGCGTCATGGGTACCATCGGCCTGATCATGATCGTACTGGAAGCGGCTTTGGAACTCGAATTGACACGGGACAAACTCCCGACCATTTGGAAATCTTTATTGGGAGCCTTTGTCGGCTTATTGGCTTCGACTTTTGCAGCAGCGGCTATCATCCATTATTTCGTTGAAGGAATCGATTGGATGACTTCTTTGTTATATGCAACTCCCCTTTCCATCCTAAGTAGTGCCATCATCATCCCTAGTGTCGGAAGTTTGGTACAGGATAAAAAAGAGTTTCATATTTATGAGAGTACTTTCTCAGACATTCTGGGAATCATGCTCTTCTATTTCATAGAAGCTTTGATCCATGCCCAACATGATCCGCAAAGTGGCAATTCCGATGCAATCTTTAATTTCGGAGCCAGCTTTCTGATCACGATAGGGATTTCTCTTGTTGCCAGCTATCTTCTGATCTTTTTATTCCAGAACATAAAGTCTCATGTAAAGCTCTTTCTCCTCATTTTTATCCTGACATTATTATATGGAATAGGAAAGACATATCACCTTTCTCCGCTGATCATGATCCTGGTATTTGGCCTATTCATGAGCAATAGCCACTTATTCTTCCGGGGAAGGTTGAGCAAATGGCTGGATAAAGAAACGATCCATAAAGTAGAGGGAGATTTCCATACGGTTACTGTCGAAACGGCTTTTGTAGTACGGACTTTCTTCTTTGTGATATTCGGTATAACGATCAGCCTGGCTTCTCTGTTAAGTATGGAAGTGCTGAAAGTTGGGGGAACAATACTCCTCTCTATCTATGTGGTCCGATGGATCATCTTCAGATTGATGGGTATCAAGGATACTTTCCCTCAGCTATTTATCGCACCTCGAGGATTGATCACTGTTCTACTCTTTATCTCCATTCCGGATGATATCGCCATTGACAATTTCAATGATGGCATCTTACTATTTGTGATCATGGCAACCAGTATCATCATGGCTATTGCCCTGATTGTGAATGGAAGGAATAGCGCGAAAGTTCCGATTTCTGAGCAGGAAGATCCTTTGGTGATTCCAGCAGATCGCATCTATAAAGGATTTCAATCCAAATTGGTGGAAGAGAAATATTCTCAGGATAATTAG
- a CDS encoding polyamine aminopropyltransferase produces MEKSNKVPILLGSVLIIAICGILYELLISTISSYFQGSSILHFSIVIGLFLSFMGLGSFLSKYFKRNLLDWFIRFEILLAVVGGFSSLVLYVVYSLSPYFYLVAFIIISLLGTLIGLEIPLLTRIVRQYESLKDAMAKVLSFDYLGSLIASLAFPLILLPLLGVMRTAFVIGLLNIAVAILNIYLFQEELKHSKLLGGICIGIVAMLITGFSYSLQLTGFFEQFLYRDPIMMSEQSAYQRIVITQRNQDTRLFIDGNIQFSSRDEYRYHEPLVHIPAALALNLEKVLILGGGDGLATRELLKHEQIDSISVIDLDPEITRLGKRHPIFRKLNENAFDDPRVKIYNRDAYKYLEQSSEIYDLILIDLPDPNNTDLGKLYSREFYEIIHSRLSVGGVVVTQSTSPYFARPAFWCINKTLETVFPVVLPYSANVPSFGQWGFNLGMKVPGKLKNAGELKDSLKLQAESEIGKVLFGGKTDFQLKYLKKGMLINLFEFAEDTSPLEVEINQIHNQKLVQYYESSWSQWE; encoded by the coding sequence GTGGAAAAAAGTAATAAGGTTCCCATTCTTTTGGGATCGGTACTCATCATCGCCATTTGTGGAATCTTATATGAACTGCTGATCAGTACGATTTCCTCCTATTTTCAGGGTAGCAGCATCCTTCACTTTTCTATTGTGATTGGACTTTTCCTCTCCTTTATGGGACTAGGATCTTTTCTGTCAAAGTATTTCAAAAGAAATCTGCTTGACTGGTTTATCCGATTTGAAATTTTACTCGCGGTGGTGGGAGGCTTTTCCTCCCTGGTATTATATGTGGTCTATTCGCTGAGTCCTTATTTCTATTTGGTCGCATTTATCATCATCAGCTTATTAGGAACTTTGATAGGTTTGGAGATTCCTCTTCTTACTCGAATCGTACGGCAATATGAGAGCCTGAAAGATGCCATGGCCAAGGTACTTTCTTTTGATTATTTGGGATCATTGATCGCCTCTCTGGCCTTTCCATTGATTCTCCTTCCTTTGCTGGGGGTCATGCGAACGGCCTTTGTGATCGGCCTGCTCAATATTGCAGTTGCTATTTTGAATATTTATCTCTTTCAGGAAGAACTAAAACATAGCAAATTATTGGGTGGGATTTGCATAGGAATAGTCGCCATGCTTATCACCGGTTTTTCTTATTCTCTGCAACTCACCGGTTTCTTTGAGCAATTTCTCTATCGCGATCCCATCATGATGAGTGAGCAATCGGCCTATCAACGAATTGTCATCACCCAGAGAAACCAGGATACCCGACTCTTTATTGATGGAAATATTCAGTTTTCCTCCAGAGATGAGTATCGCTATCATGAACCATTGGTCCATATTCCGGCAGCTCTTGCCCTCAATCTCGAAAAGGTGTTGATATTGGGAGGGGGCGATGGATTGGCAACAAGGGAATTACTAAAGCACGAGCAGATCGACAGCATTTCAGTGATTGACCTTGATCCGGAAATTACCCGCTTGGGCAAACGCCATCCTATTTTCCGCAAACTCAATGAGAATGCCTTTGATGATCCTCGAGTGAAGATCTATAATCGGGATGCTTATAAATATTTGGAGCAAAGTTCGGAGATCTATGATCTCATTTTGATCGACCTGCCCGATCCCAATAATACCGATCTGGGAAAACTCTACAGCCGGGAATTCTATGAGATCATTCATAGCCGTTTGAGTGTAGGTGGCGTGGTGGTTACACAATCTACTTCTCCCTATTTCGCGAGACCGGCTTTCTGGTGTATCAATAAAACCCTGGAAACTGTTTTTCCTGTGGTTCTCCCCTACTCGGCCAATGTACCATCCTTTGGGCAATGGGGATTCAACCTGGGCATGAAGGTTCCGGGCAAGCTAAAAAATGCTGGGGAATTGAAAGACAGTTTGAAGCTGCAGGCAGAATCAGAAATCGGAAAGGTTTTATTTGGAGGAAAGACCGACTTTCAGCTAAAATACCTCAAAAAAGGCATGCTGATCAATCTCTTTGAGTTTGCGGAGGATACTTCGCCTTTGGAGGTTGAAATCAATCAGATCCACAATCAAAAGCTGGTTCAGTATTATGAGTCGAGTTGGAGTCAGTGGGAGTAG
- a CDS encoding M48 family metallopeptidase codes for MIVNKPGNSSSICSGKYNRHSRWALSLAFFFFFSSAFSQNSYQRLQSSGKIPDDFLYSSREKYERQLNEISDNKASVRNAKKQFYQGSYYYVNELLLSGKILYNDPVSQYLNEVVDILLKEDPELRKKFKIYTVKSPSVNAFTSTDGKIFVNLGLLAQLGSEAQLAYILTHEISHFTRQHALDIFLHKKGVQLKKDQPIKRSDIADILENNNYSQDKEKEADLVGLELFLNSPYENEEAIEVFDILKDSEMPFSNIPFERDFLESKTLKFPDEYYLTEDSLNSSGENEELEFSFFSTHPSPEKRQEIIREAIAEHGEKEGKIWVLEKERFARIQKVARYESSYLYLQRQQYEKAIYCAYSLLKDFPDDPFLEKIVVQSLYGLAKYASVGRLWDVHVDHEEVRGESRQLNHIINKMPDQELCILASLHTWQQHIKYPEDKELILMGRDLLQDLGQFFVDSISWFQIAGDSLNPESNNYIRFAFSDLMKDRMFRQELGENLRMGKARSGEGYGRKKAHSEKKAELKGFRLGLKDVVFVNPSFQRIDERKEKTVRYLSSEKAEISYIDLLEKHANKLGLKHRILSKHSLTKEDEDIFNDLSLLTEWVEEKNRYDQLSLVSINHNHMQRLSKKYGTKYFVWTGGISIAQKRKDKTLFLGGGILFPPALPYSLYYNFSPQHDTFFYTVIYDIEKGSSKLNFPKWIKMKDEFDVLNSISYDLIFQISRRGKK; via the coding sequence ATGATTGTAAATAAGCCCGGAAACTCTTCCTCCATTTGCTCAGGTAAATATAATCGCCATTCGCGATGGGCTCTTTCTTTGGCTTTTTTCTTTTTCTTTTCATCTGCATTTTCACAAAACAGCTATCAGCGCCTACAATCCTCCGGTAAGATTCCGGATGATTTCCTCTACTCCTCCCGAGAGAAATACGAGCGTCAACTCAATGAAATCTCCGATAATAAGGCGAGCGTTAGAAATGCAAAAAAACAATTCTATCAGGGCAGTTATTATTATGTAAATGAATTGCTGCTCAGTGGAAAGATTCTGTACAATGATCCCGTTTCTCAATACCTCAATGAGGTTGTAGATATTCTCTTGAAGGAGGATCCCGAACTTAGAAAGAAGTTTAAAATTTATACCGTAAAATCTCCAAGCGTAAATGCCTTTACCTCGACAGATGGGAAAATATTTGTCAATTTGGGCCTACTCGCTCAATTGGGAAGTGAAGCTCAACTGGCCTATATCCTGACTCATGAGATCAGTCATTTTACTCGTCAGCATGCCCTGGATATTTTCCTCCATAAAAAGGGCGTACAACTCAAAAAGGACCAACCCATAAAACGGAGTGATATTGCGGATATACTTGAGAATAATAATTACTCTCAGGATAAGGAAAAAGAAGCAGATTTGGTCGGTTTGGAGCTTTTCCTGAATTCTCCTTATGAAAATGAAGAAGCCATAGAGGTATTTGATATCCTGAAAGATTCAGAAATGCCTTTTTCCAATATTCCCTTCGAAAGAGATTTCCTTGAAAGTAAAACCCTGAAATTTCCAGACGAATATTATCTGACGGAAGATTCCCTCAATTCCAGTGGAGAAAACGAAGAACTGGAATTCTCATTTTTCAGCACCCATCCCAGTCCGGAGAAAAGGCAGGAAATCATTCGGGAGGCTATCGCCGAACATGGAGAAAAAGAAGGAAAAATCTGGGTACTGGAGAAAGAGCGATTTGCACGAATTCAGAAGGTTGCGCGCTATGAAAGTTCTTACCTCTACTTACAAAGGCAACAATATGAAAAGGCTATTTATTGTGCCTATAGTTTATTGAAAGATTTTCCGGATGATCCTTTTCTGGAAAAGATCGTTGTGCAGTCTTTGTATGGTTTGGCTAAATATGCCAGTGTGGGCAGGCTCTGGGATGTTCATGTAGATCATGAAGAAGTAAGAGGGGAAAGCCGCCAACTCAATCACATCATAAATAAAATGCCTGATCAGGAGTTATGCATTTTGGCAAGTCTCCATACCTGGCAGCAACATATCAAATATCCCGAGGATAAGGAATTGATCCTGATGGGTAGAGATCTTCTACAGGATTTAGGGCAGTTTTTTGTGGATAGCATTTCCTGGTTCCAAATAGCTGGAGACAGTCTTAATCCTGAAAGCAATAATTACATCCGATTTGCCTTTAGCGATCTGATGAAAGATCGGATGTTCCGACAGGAATTGGGAGAAAATCTACGGATGGGGAAAGCAAGAAGCGGAGAAGGATATGGCCGAAAAAAAGCTCATAGTGAGAAGAAAGCCGAACTGAAAGGATTTCGTTTGGGGCTGAAAGATGTGGTCTTTGTAAATCCCAGTTTTCAGCGAATCGATGAGAGGAAGGAAAAGACAGTCCGATACCTTTCCTCCGAAAAAGCCGAGATCAGTTATATCGATCTTCTGGAAAAACACGCCAATAAACTGGGACTCAAACACCGGATTTTAAGCAAACATTCCTTGACAAAAGAAGATGAAGATATCTTCAATGATTTGAGTTTGCTGACCGAATGGGTGGAAGAAAAAAATCGCTATGATCAGCTTTCTCTGGTGAGCATCAATCACAATCATATGCAAAGGCTGAGCAAAAAATACGGAACCAAATATTTCGTCTGGACAGGAGGGATTTCTATTGCACAGAAGCGGAAGGACAAAACCCTCTTTCTTGGTGGAGGAATTTTATTTCCCCCGGCCCTGCCTTATTCCCTATATTACAACTTTAGTCCTCAACATGATACTTTCTTTTATACGGTGATCTATGATATCGAAAAAGGGAGCTCCAAACTCAATTTCCCGAAATGGATCAAAATGAAAGACGAGTTTGATGTGTTGAATTCTATAAGTTATGACCTCATCTTCCAAATCAGCAGGCGTGGAAAAAAGTAA
- a CDS encoding protease complex subunit PrcB family protein, with product MRTYFLSILILSLCLFSCKSKKNMSDAPDAASTISFTDISKAAFSGLDTEENILINNASDWAEFWSRANSNQSPTPERPDINFSVHSVLAACMGTKNSGGYSIEIADTKIAGETVYASVVKSSPGQGCMTTMAITYPYHVIQIEKGNIKKAVFNVEERVDDCK from the coding sequence ATGAGGACCTATTTCCTAAGCATACTGATTCTTTCTCTTTGCCTGTTTTCCTGCAAGAGCAAAAAGAACATGTCGGATGCGCCTGATGCTGCTAGTACGATCTCATTTACCGATATCAGCAAGGCTGCTTTCTCTGGTCTGGATACAGAAGAGAATATATTGATAAACAATGCCTCTGATTGGGCAGAATTCTGGAGCCGAGCGAATAGCAATCAAAGTCCGACTCCCGAAAGACCTGATATAAACTTTTCTGTGCATTCGGTGCTTGCCGCCTGTATGGGGACAAAAAACTCGGGCGGATATTCCATCGAGATCGCCGATACCAAAATCGCCGGAGAAACTGTTTATGCATCTGTCGTAAAAAGCTCTCCCGGACAAGGCTGTATGACTACTATGGCCATTACTTACCCTTACCACGTAATTCAAATTGAAAAAGGAAACATCAAAAAAGCCGTATTCAACGTAGAAGAGCGTGTAGATGATTGTAAATAA
- a CDS encoding 6-phosphogluconate dehydrogenase, whose amino-acid sequence MEEKDYKVENVETPEEPTTMTKVKKGVKGFFRKFLLWSLIILVVGGAGYLSFARWANFSSGARSGKVIKFSKKGVVFKTYEGEINTGDFAGGMWEFSVYPGNDDIQSELQDAMEKGYEVNVKYSERFVKIPFWGDTKYFIYDVDRVVP is encoded by the coding sequence ATGGAGGAAAAAGATTATAAAGTCGAAAATGTTGAGACTCCCGAGGAGCCAACAACCATGACAAAAGTCAAGAAAGGCGTAAAAGGATTTTTTCGCAAGTTTTTACTGTGGAGCCTGATCATACTTGTCGTAGGTGGAGCGGGATATCTGTCCTTCGCTCGCTGGGCCAATTTCAGTAGCGGAGCTCGTTCAGGGAAAGTGATAAAATTTAGCAAAAAAGGCGTAGTCTTCAAGACCTACGAAGGCGAGATAAATACCGGTGATTTTGCCGGAGGAATGTGGGAATTTTCTGTATATCCCGGAAATGATGATATTCAATCAGAACTTCAGGATGCGATGGAAAAAGGCTACGAAGTAAATGTAAAATATAGTGAGCGTTTTGTTAAGATTCCTTTCTGGGGAGATACCAAATACTTCATTTATGATGTTGACCGGGTCGTTCCATAG